ACCCTTGACAGCCCCGGCACCGGCTCCGTCCTGTGGCAAGAAAAACGGGAGGTTGTCAAGTATGCTAAGAAAAGTGCTGTCCAAAGTAGAAGAAGGTCGCTTCGCCCGCGCCCTGGTGGGCCTGCAGCAAGGCTGGCAGTTTGAAGTCAGGCACCGGGTGTTCGTCCAGCGTGGAGTTGAAGTCTCCGGCTACGTCAAATATGCAGGCAAGAAGTTCGGCGTCACCATCCAGCCCACCGGCTGCTTCTGCAGCTGCGAGGATGCCCTGGTGCGTAAGGTCCTGTGCAAGCACATCGCCTTCGTGGCGATGGCCGAGCTGGACCTTGATTATCTGTAATACAACCCCTGTAGGTTGCGGTTGGTTGTTGCTACGGTTATATCTTACTCTAATGTGAATGAATAATTTTATTTCCCTGGGTAACATTAACAAAAAATAAACTCTTATAAAAGGAAATAAAATGGTAGACCACTTAGAGATAATAAATCAAGTCAAAAATATAGAGGTACTTACAAAAAAAGGATATATTACAAACCTTAGAAAGT
This genomic interval from Desulforamulus reducens MI-1 contains the following:
- a CDS encoding SWIM zinc finger family protein — translated: MLRKVLSKVEEGRFARALVGLQQGWQFEVRHRVFVQRGVEVSGYVKYAGKKFGVTIQPTGCFCSCEDALVRKVLCKHIAFVAMAELDLDYL